The following are from one region of the Nicotiana tomentosiformis chromosome 7, ASM39032v3, whole genome shotgun sequence genome:
- the LOC138895881 gene encoding uncharacterized protein, with protein MTGLSTYVVAHKLPTNPVCPPVKQKLRKFKPDMSLKVKEEVTKQIKAKVLRVVEYPTWLANIVPVTKKDVKVRVCVDYRYLNRASPKDDFSLPNIHILIDNCTKHELQSFVDCFVGYHQI; from the coding sequence atgactggtttgagcacatatgtagtggctcacaagctacccactAATCCcgtgtgtccaccggtaaagcagaagctcagaaagttcaagccagatatgagtttgaaggtaaaagaggaggtcaccaagcaaatcaaagccaaggttcttagagtggtcgaatacccgacttggttggccaacattgtaCCAGTTACGAAGAAAGACGtgaaagttagagtatgtgttgATTACCGATATCTaaatagagcaagtcccaaagatgatttctcgttgcccaatatacacatactgattgacaactgtaccaagcatgaactccaatcctttgtggattgtttCGTAGGATACCATCAGATCTAG